A region of Haloplanus sp. XH21 DNA encodes the following proteins:
- a CDS encoding IS5 family transposase — protein MTQISRFIGEVVPVAQRVTGDGGESAAPEGGGGFADYALVSLHCLRIYLDSSYRMTIDLLKEMPQIIGEIGLNAADLPAPSTLCKAFDRISMSVCRVLLRQSAQLHDLSEHAAIDATFYDRSPASRHYCQRISYRVQKLKVTKLVDTASQAVLDVHCSTNRKGSDADLAEQIARRNAGDLRSLAADKGYDKQSLREGLRDLGIRPLIKHRIFAAYDHAHNARIDDNRYNQRSMTETVNSAVKRSLGFAVRARSWFREFREIALMCVVYNIKRFVKQ, from the coding sequence ATGACGCAAATCTCCCGCTTCATCGGGGAGGTTGTACCGGTTGCTCAAAGAGTTACTGGCGATGGAGGCGAATCCGCCGCCCCAGAAGGTGGCGGCGGATTCGCCGACTATGCACTCGTTTCCCTTCACTGTCTGCGGATTTACCTCGATTCGTCGTACCGCATGACGATCGACCTGCTCAAAGAGATGCCACAAATAATCGGGGAGATCGGCCTCAACGCGGCCGATCTCCCCGCGCCGTCCACGTTGTGTAAGGCGTTCGACCGGATCAGTATGAGCGTCTGTCGAGTGCTGCTGCGCCAGTCGGCGCAGCTGCACGATCTCTCTGAACACGCCGCGATCGACGCCACGTTCTACGACCGCTCACCAGCCAGCCGCCACTACTGCCAGCGAATCAGCTACCGCGTTCAGAAGCTCAAAGTCACGAAACTCGTCGATACAGCGTCTCAAGCCGTCCTTGACGTCCACTGCTCTACAAATCGGAAAGGGAGCGACGCAGACCTTGCCGAGCAGATCGCCCGCCGAAATGCGGGCGATCTGCGGTCTCTTGCGGCCGATAAAGGCTATGACAAGCAATCGCTTCGTGAAGGATTACGCGACCTCGGGATCAGACCGCTGATCAAACACCGCATCTTCGCAGCGTACGACCACGCACACAACGCCAGAATCGACGATAACCGCTACAATCAGCGCTCTATGACTGAAACTGTGAACTCGGCTGTGAAGCGCTCGCTCGGCTTCGCCGTGCGAGCGCGCTCATGGTTTCGTGAGTTCCGCGAAATCGCGCTGATGTGTGTCGTCTATAACATCAAGCGCTTCGTCAAACAGTGA